Proteins encoded together in one Janthinobacterium tructae window:
- the lplT gene encoding lysophospholipid transporter LplT: protein MNRGFYTIMAAQFFSSLADNALFFVAVDLLVSMKSPAWITPLLKLSFVLFYVLLAAFVGAFADALPKGKVMFIANMVKIFGCALVFFHVHPLLAYAVVGFGAAVYSPAKYGILTELLPPEKLVAANGWIEGLTVTSIILGTVMGGALVSGHVSDMLLSIDIPLIDTGIANKTEAALCVVVGIYVLATLANLKIPDTGCVYAHQERNPIKLITDFANCYSILWKDKLGQITLAVTTLFWGAGATLQLIVLEWAKQSLNMPFDKATSLVGVVAIGVAAGAVLSARFIPLRKSLTVIPLGIAMGVIVMMMTQVHSVWIAYPLLILIGALSGFFVVPMNALLQHRGHVLMSAGHSIAVQNFNENLSILTMLAVYSIMIRLHLPLNIIITLFGLFVAGTMYMIMRRHKLNQAEHDNMSLIGEHKH from the coding sequence ATGAATCGTGGTTTTTATACCATCATGGCGGCGCAGTTCTTTTCCTCGCTGGCAGATAACGCCCTCTTTTTTGTCGCCGTCGATTTATTGGTGTCCATGAAATCCCCGGCGTGGATCACGCCGCTGCTCAAATTGTCGTTCGTGCTGTTTTACGTGCTGTTGGCCGCTTTTGTCGGCGCCTTCGCGGATGCATTGCCGAAAGGCAAGGTCATGTTCATCGCCAACATGGTCAAGATCTTCGGCTGCGCCCTCGTCTTCTTCCATGTGCATCCCTTGCTGGCCTACGCGGTCGTCGGCTTCGGAGCGGCCGTGTATTCGCCCGCCAAGTACGGCATCCTGACGGAATTGCTGCCGCCGGAAAAGCTGGTGGCGGCGAATGGCTGGATCGAAGGCCTGACCGTCACCTCCATCATCCTCGGCACCGTCATGGGCGGCGCGCTTGTCAGCGGCCACGTGTCCGACATGCTGCTATCGATCGACATCCCGCTGATCGACACGGGCATCGCCAACAAAACGGAAGCGGCCCTGTGCGTGGTGGTGGGCATTTATGTGCTGGCGACCCTGGCCAACCTGAAGATTCCCGACACGGGCTGCGTGTATGCGCACCAGGAACGCAATCCTATCAAACTGATCACCGATTTTGCCAATTGCTATTCCATCCTGTGGAAAGACAAGCTGGGCCAGATCACTCTGGCCGTGACGACCCTGTTCTGGGGCGCTGGCGCCACCTTGCAACTGATCGTGCTGGAATGGGCCAAGCAGTCGCTGAACATGCCGTTCGACAAGGCGACCAGCCTGGTGGGCGTGGTCGCCATCGGCGTAGCCGCCGGCGCCGTGCTGTCGGCGCGTTTCATTCCGCTGCGCAAGTCGCTGACCGTCATTCCGCTGGGCATCGCCATGGGCGTCATCGTCATGATGATGACGCAAGTGCACTCCGTGTGGATCGCTTACCCGCTGCTGATACTGATCGGCGCCCTGTCCGGCTTCTTCGTCGTGCCCATGAATGCCCTGCTGCAACACCGCGGCCACGTCCTGATGAGTGCGGGCCATTCCATCGCCGTGCAGAACTTCAATGAAAACCTGTCGATTCTCACCATGCTGGCCGTATATTCCATCATGATCCGCCTGCACCTGCCGCTCAATATCATCATCACCCTGTTCGGCCTGTTCGTCGCCGGCACCATGTACATGATCATGCGCCGGCACAAGCTGAACCAGGCCGAGCATGACAATATGTCGTTGATTGGCGAGCACAAGCATTAA
- a CDS encoding DUF1853 family protein, protein MVDTAVATFQVRFERRWGHLTHPRVRALAWLLDSPDLLDPASAHWGGRIASLPPVTPAVAAWLGALQDDPSPLDAALGPKFYSRLGLYAEKLLAFYFEQHGVLAAHGLQVQVNRNDTVGEFDFLLRDGNDLLHWEFATKFYLLEGAPDPGIFNHLIGPNLADTLGLKMRKIIDKQLALSRHPAAQSLLAQPVRAAQALVKGWLFYAPDATPAVDGISHEHGHGFWCTPTQLPAQRYVVLPRLQWLAPFKGREVAVLDDDALRAQLSDLAQPVMVATVDHVEGWEVERTRGFVVPHDWTQQAAARRVTGALPA, encoded by the coding sequence GTGGTTGATACGGCTGTCGCTACCTTTCAGGTCCGCTTCGAGCGCCGCTGGGGCCATCTGACGCACCCCCGCGTGCGTGCACTGGCCTGGCTGCTCGACTCGCCAGACTTGCTGGACCCTGCCAGCGCCCACTGGGGTGGGCGCATCGCCAGCTTGCCTCCCGTCACGCCTGCCGTGGCGGCATGGCTGGGGGCGCTGCAAGATGATCCGTCGCCGCTCGATGCGGCGCTGGGGCCGAAATTCTATTCCCGCCTGGGCCTGTACGCTGAAAAGCTGCTGGCCTTTTATTTTGAGCAGCACGGCGTGCTCGCTGCGCATGGCTTGCAAGTGCAGGTGAACCGCAACGATACGGTGGGCGAGTTCGATTTCCTGCTGCGTGACGGGAACGATCTGCTGCACTGGGAATTCGCCACCAAGTTCTACCTGCTGGAAGGCGCGCCCGATCCCGGCATTTTCAACCACTTGATCGGCCCCAACCTGGCCGATACTTTGGGCTTGAAAATGCGCAAAATTATCGACAAGCAACTGGCCTTGTCTCGCCACCCGGCTGCGCAAAGCTTGCTGGCCCAGCCCGTGCGCGCGGCGCAGGCGCTGGTCAAGGGCTGGCTGTTTTATGCTCCGGACGCCACGCCCGCCGTGGACGGTATTTCCCATGAACATGGACACGGCTTCTGGTGCACGCCAACACAATTGCCGGCGCAGCGCTATGTCGTGCTGCCGCGATTGCAATGGCTGGCGCCGTTCAAGGGGCGCGAGGTGGCAGTGCTGGACGACGATGCCTTGCGCGCGCAGTTGTCTGATCTGGCGCAACCGGTGATGGTGGCCACGGTGGACCATGTCGAAGGCTGGGAAGTGGAGCGCACGCGCGGTTTTGTCGTGCCCCATGACTGGACGCAGCAGGCTGCCGCGCGGCGAGTAACAGGCGCGCTACCTGCGTAG
- a CDS encoding uracil-DNA glycosylase, with protein sequence MSRSAVFLDEMGVGPLWRLRQGAAPEALDVAVEAAVEMDVAVAAPVAEAVEAVTAVVTEVVTEVQVEIPVAVVATPAPAAESDDTAWFDDAPAPAPVKQLSDTDIATLDWEGLTAAVAKCARCDLCKTRKGVVMGRGDRQGAWLMLASSPSRLEEREGLALPGEQGKLLDNMLKAIDLEAGRDVYITHLLKCRPLDEAGQERLPTESESAACRPYFERELALLQPRTIVTLGSMAAAGIKPGEKPVRGKVRQLGSASVVATFHPEMLLQDATGKAKARAWADLCLAKSTDGG encoded by the coding sequence ATGAGCCGCAGCGCCGTTTTCCTCGATGAAATGGGCGTCGGTCCCCTGTGGCGTTTGCGCCAGGGTGCCGCGCCCGAGGCGCTTGATGTCGCCGTCGAGGCTGCCGTGGAGATGGATGTCGCCGTGGCGGCGCCCGTGGCCGAAGCCGTTGAAGCCGTGACCGCAGTGGTCACTGAGGTGGTCACCGAGGTGCAGGTCGAAATACCCGTCGCCGTTGTCGCTACGCCAGCTCCTGCCGCCGAGTCGGACGACACGGCCTGGTTCGACGATGCGCCCGCGCCCGCGCCAGTGAAGCAGCTCAGCGACACCGACATCGCCACCCTCGACTGGGAAGGCTTGACGGCCGCCGTCGCCAAATGCGCGCGCTGCGACTTGTGCAAGACGCGCAAGGGCGTCGTCATGGGCCGTGGCGACCGCCAGGGCGCCTGGCTGATGCTGGCCAGCAGTCCGTCGCGCTTGGAAGAACGGGAAGGGCTCGCCTTGCCGGGCGAACAGGGAAAATTGCTCGACAATATGCTCAAAGCCATCGACCTCGAGGCGGGCCGCGACGTGTACATCACGCACTTGCTGAAATGCCGTCCGCTCGACGAGGCGGGGCAGGAACGCTTGCCCACCGAATCAGAGTCGGCCGCCTGCCGCCCGTATTTCGAGCGCGAACTGGCCCTGCTGCAACCGCGCACCATCGTCACCCTGGGTTCCATGGCCGCTGCCGGAATCAAGCCCGGTGAAAAACCCGTACGGGGCAAGGTGCGCCAGCTGGGCAGCGCCTCCGTCGTGGCCACCTTCCACCCGGAAATGTTGCTGCAGGATGCGACGGGCAAGGCCAAGGCGCGTGCCTGGGCCGACCTGTGTCTGGCGAAAAGCACGGACGGTGGTTGA
- the rimI gene encoding ribosomal protein S18-alanine N-acetyltransferase has product MMEEGKDAVTQDDSAAGWDLLRLDYQPMVEADLIEVLALEQRVYPHPWTHGNFVDSLKSGYPAWVLRDVDGTLLGYFLLMLVVDEAHLLNVAVEGAIQGQGLGRFLLNQSCACARQLGMESMLLEVRPSNLRALDIYQRYGFEQIGRRKGYYPAANSQREDAIVMRYTL; this is encoded by the coding sequence ATGATGGAGGAGGGCAAGGATGCAGTGACGCAGGACGACAGCGCGGCAGGCTGGGACTTGCTGCGCCTCGACTACCAGCCGATGGTCGAAGCTGACCTGATTGAGGTGCTGGCGCTGGAGCAGCGCGTGTATCCGCATCCCTGGACGCATGGCAACTTCGTCGATTCGCTCAAGAGCGGCTACCCGGCCTGGGTGCTGCGCGACGTGGACGGCACCCTGCTTGGCTACTTTTTATTGATGCTGGTGGTCGATGAGGCACACCTGCTCAATGTGGCCGTCGAGGGCGCCATCCAGGGCCAGGGGCTGGGTCGCTTCCTGCTGAACCAATCCTGCGCCTGCGCGCGCCAGCTTGGCATGGAATCGATGCTGCTGGAAGTGCGCCCGTCGAACCTGCGCGCGCTCGATATTTACCAGCGCTATGGATTTGAACAGATCGGCCGGCGCAAGGGATACTATCCGGCGGCCAACTCGCAACGTGAGGACGCCATCGTGATGCGTTATACCTTATGA